The following proteins are co-located in the Spirosoma montaniterrae genome:
- a CDS encoding NADH-quinone oxidoreductase subunit C — protein MTFPEINTLIQSQFGADTFVANTANPQPFLIVPADRLVELCSFLRNDERLFFDLLACVTAIDNGPGESKPDANTMDMIYNLTSIPYEHDLMLRVTVPRNAPVVPSLAHLWRTADWHEREAFDLVGVQFTNHPDLRRILLPTDWVGHPLRTDYVEEEQYHGIKTK, from the coding sequence ATGACCTTTCCTGAGATTAACACGCTCATTCAAAGCCAGTTCGGTGCAGACACGTTTGTTGCCAACACAGCTAATCCGCAGCCATTTCTGATCGTTCCTGCCGACCGGCTGGTGGAACTTTGCTCGTTTCTACGCAACGATGAGCGGCTGTTTTTCGACCTGCTGGCCTGCGTAACGGCCATCGACAACGGCCCCGGCGAGTCTAAGCCGGACGCCAATACGATGGACATGATCTATAACCTGACCTCGATTCCATACGAACACGATCTGATGCTGCGCGTAACGGTGCCGCGTAACGCGCCCGTTGTGCCGAGCCTTGCCCACCTCTGGCGCACCGCCGACTGGCACGAGCGCGAAGCGTTCGACCTGGTAGGCGTTCAATTCACCAACCACCCCGACCTGCGCCGAATATTGCTCCCTACCGATTGGGTTGGGCACCCGCTCCGCACCGATTATGTGGAAGAGGAGCAGTATCATGGCATAAAAACAAAATGA